The genomic stretch AACCCTCCCACAATGACTGCTTGGGCATCTTTCAATATCTCTTTCGGGTCAACAACTTTCTCCTTTTCTCCCTGGATATTGAAAGGCTTTGCCGAGGTTATACCAATAAGGTCTATTTCTGCTGCTATTGTTTCCCTTTTCAGTCCATCACTAATCTTTATCTTCACAGACTTTTCCTGATTTCTTCAAGAGTAGTTTTAGCCTCCGGTGCCATCTCGAAAAACTTGTTGAGTTTCTCGCAAGCGTATTCGTTACAATAGGCACAATTTTTGAGACTTTTCTCTTGTCCACATTTTCTTACTTCACAAACTTTGCAGTGACAAAACAGTCTTTCGCTTTCTGACAAACATCCATCACAATTAATATGTTCTGGTGGGATGTCCATATTGTACTGTTTAGACCACATCTCAGCAACTCTCTTTCTTTCGTTGTCGTCATCCTTTTGGGTTGCTAAAAATGCAGGGCATTCAGTGCAGACTATTCCACAAAACCCAATCATTTTCTCCATAGCCTTTCACCTCCAATATTTGTAGTGTTTCTATTCTGTCTAACGATAAAGTTCAGGTGCGGCGGGGAGGATTGCCACTAAACTTTATAAGCAAGATAAAACTTTGAGAGACCACAAAACTTTGACCACGGCACAGTCCCCCGCCGTCAACTGCAACGCAGGGTTAGACAAAAGCTCTGATTCAGTATCTTTTCTTTTTCCTCTGCCTCACCGAATTATTGTGCATTCCACATTCAAGTGAGTGTTGCCAAGAAAAACTACATTTTGTTTGACGAGGAACAAATTTTAGTGTATGTATAACTCTATTAAAATAAAGCGATTAAGAAATTAGGTATAAACTTACATGGAGTATTCACTAATTCATATCATAAGATTTTGATCATAAATGAAAAGTTGGAATATCTTTACATCTATATTCAATCTATTGTTTTTCAATGGGTTATGCAATATTCATCAAATTATATAGATGAAAAGATTTGTCAACACTCACTCAAGGTCTGATATAATGAAAAGGGTTGCAGAGCTCGTCATTTTGAGGTATAATATTAAGGACCTCATAATGGGTC from bacterium encodes the following:
- a CDS encoding DUF3795 domain-containing protein, with translation MEKMIGFCGIVCTECPAFLATQKDDDNERKRVAEMWSKQYNMDIPPEHINCDGCLSESERLFCHCKVCEVRKCGQEKSLKNCAYCNEYACEKLNKFFEMAPEAKTTLEEIRKSL